The following proteins are co-located in the Oceanimonas sp. GK1 genome:
- a CDS encoding HAD family hydrolase, whose protein sequence is MLKAVLFDLDGTLLDTAGDMGAAANFVITGLGLSALPDEVLACTTSDGSYALLRAGIPPALIEQHGLEQLRDRMLGFYRQNLCHHTRPYAGVPELLDWLNQNDIPWGVVTNKPAALTEPLLAGLPLFARCGVTVSADTLPFKKPHPAPLLHAAEQLGVAAGHCVYVGDHRRDIEAGLAAGMSTLAAGWGYVSAGEDPYRWQAKGVMDSVEALSYWLKGALDPGC, encoded by the coding sequence ATGCTCAAGGCGGTCCTGTTCGATCTCGACGGCACCCTGCTCGACACCGCCGGGGACATGGGGGCGGCGGCCAACTTTGTGATCACCGGGCTGGGGCTCAGCGCCCTGCCCGACGAGGTGCTGGCCTGCACCACCTCCGACGGCTCCTACGCCCTGCTCAGGGCCGGCATTCCGCCGGCCCTGATCGAACAGCACGGGCTCGAGCAATTGCGGGACCGCATGCTGGGCTTTTATCGCCAGAACCTGTGCCACCACACTCGGCCCTATGCCGGTGTGCCCGAGCTGCTGGACTGGCTGAACCAGAACGACATTCCCTGGGGCGTGGTCACCAACAAGCCGGCGGCGCTCACCGAGCCGCTGCTGGCCGGCCTGCCGCTGTTTGCCCGCTGCGGCGTCACCGTCAGTGCCGACACCCTGCCCTTTAAAAAGCCCCATCCGGCGCCCTTGCTGCATGCGGCGGAGCAACTGGGGGTGGCCGCCGGCCATTGCGTGTACGTGGGCGATCACCGGCGCGACATTGAAGCGGGCCTGGCCGCCGGCATGAGCACCCTGGCCGCCGGCTGGGGCTATGTGTCGGCGGGCGAGGATCCCTACCGCTGGCAGGCGAAAGGGGTAATGGACTCTGTTGAAGCACTTTCGTACTGGCTTAAAGGGGCCTTGGACCCCGGCTGCTGA
- the ubiG gene encoding bifunctional 2-polyprenyl-6-hydroxyphenol methylase/3-demethylubiquinol 3-O-methyltransferase UbiG translates to MNVDQQEIDKFEAMASRWWDMDGDFKPLHDINPLRLGWIADKANGLFGKQVIDIGCGGGILSESLAREGAEVTGVDMGQEPLAVARLHALESGVSVHYRQATAEQMAAERPEQFDLVTCMEMLEHVPEPASVVAACAQLAKPGANLVFSTINRNPKAWLLMIAAAEHLLKMVPKGTHDHRKFIRPAELCRFIEAAGLVVKDIQGVVYRPLHGDFALSRDADVNYMIHAIKPE, encoded by the coding sequence ATGAACGTAGATCAACAGGAAATCGACAAGTTCGAGGCCATGGCCTCACGCTGGTGGGACATGGACGGCGACTTCAAGCCGCTGCACGACATCAACCCGCTGCGCCTGGGCTGGATTGCCGACAAGGCCAATGGTCTGTTTGGCAAGCAGGTGATCGACATCGGCTGTGGCGGCGGCATTCTCAGCGAAAGCCTGGCCCGGGAAGGGGCCGAGGTCACCGGTGTTGACATGGGCCAGGAGCCGCTGGCGGTGGCCCGGCTGCATGCCCTGGAAAGCGGCGTCAGCGTCCATTACCGCCAGGCCACCGCCGAGCAGATGGCCGCGGAGCGCCCCGAGCAGTTTGACCTGGTGACCTGCATGGAAATGCTGGAGCACGTGCCCGAGCCGGCATCGGTGGTGGCGGCCTGCGCGCAACTGGCCAAACCCGGCGCCAACCTGGTGTTTTCCACCATCAACCGCAATCCCAAGGCCTGGCTGCTGATGATCGCCGCCGCCGAGCACCTGCTGAAAATGGTGCCCAAGGGCACCCACGATCACCGCAAGTTTATTCGCCCCGCCGAGCTGTGCCGCTTCATCGAAGCCGCCGGCCTGGTGGTCAAGGACATTCAGGGCGTGGTGTACCGGCCGCTGCACGGCGACTTTGCCCTCAGCCGCGACGCCGACGTCAATTACATGATCCACGCCATCAAACCGGAGTAA
- the hisC gene encoding histidinol-phosphate transaminase, which produces MSIDFLALANPGVPGLHPYQPGKPVEELERELGISHSVKLASNENPLGPGPKAIAAIQKALPELARYPDANGFALKTALANKLQVNIDQLILGNGSNELIDLLFHTFVGPEQEVVYSQYTFIVYALATQAHGAKAVEVPAVDCGHDLDAMAAAITPATRLVCITNPNNPTGTFLTKEEVKAFMDRVPEQVLVVLDEAYTEYVAEEERLPSIDWLKQYPNLIVSRTFSKAYGLAGLRVGYMVCHPELVSVLNRVREPFNCNSLALVAAEAALADEAYLAEAVALNSQGMAMYEAFFREQGLSYIPSRGNFITLDLQRDAGPVYQALLREGVIVRPIAGYGLPTCLRISIGLEAENRRCIEALKTVLGRAA; this is translated from the coding sequence GTGAGTATTGATTTTCTGGCCCTGGCCAACCCGGGCGTTCCGGGGCTGCATCCTTATCAGCCGGGCAAGCCGGTGGAAGAGCTGGAGCGGGAGCTCGGCATCAGTCACAGCGTCAAGCTGGCCTCCAACGAAAACCCGCTGGGGCCTGGCCCCAAGGCCATTGCCGCCATTCAGAAGGCGCTGCCGGAGCTGGCGCGCTATCCCGATGCCAACGGTTTTGCCTTGAAAACGGCGTTGGCCAACAAGCTTCAGGTGAATATCGATCAACTGATCCTGGGCAACGGCTCCAACGAGCTGATTGATCTCTTGTTCCACACCTTTGTGGGGCCAGAGCAGGAAGTGGTTTATTCCCAGTACACCTTTATCGTCTACGCCCTGGCCACCCAGGCTCATGGCGCCAAAGCGGTGGAAGTGCCGGCGGTTGACTGCGGCCACGATCTCGACGCCATGGCGGCGGCAATCACTCCCGCTACCCGGCTGGTGTGCATCACCAACCCCAACAACCCGACCGGCACCTTCCTCACCAAAGAGGAAGTAAAGGCCTTTATGGACCGCGTGCCGGAACAGGTGCTGGTGGTACTGGACGAGGCCTATACCGAGTACGTGGCCGAGGAAGAGCGCCTGCCGTCCATCGACTGGCTGAAGCAATACCCGAATCTTATCGTGTCGCGCACCTTCTCCAAGGCCTACGGCCTGGCGGGACTGCGGGTGGGTTACATGGTGTGCCATCCCGAGCTGGTATCGGTACTGAACCGAGTGCGCGAGCCGTTTAACTGCAACAGTCTGGCCCTGGTGGCGGCGGAAGCGGCGCTGGCCGATGAGGCTTATCTCGCCGAGGCGGTGGCCCTGAACAGCCAGGGCATGGCCATGTATGAAGCCTTCTTCAGGGAGCAGGGGCTGAGCTACATTCCCTCCAGGGGCAATTTCATTACCCTGGATCTGCAGCGCGACGCCGGCCCGGTCTATCAGGCATTGCTGCGGGAAGGGGTCATTGTGCGGCCCATCGCGGGCTACGGCCTGCCCACCTGCCTGCGCATCAGCATTGGCCTTGAAGCTGAAAACCGCCGCTGTATTGAGGCGTTGAAGACAGTGCTGGGTCGAGCCGCCTGA
- the gyrA gene encoding DNA topoisomerase (ATP-hydrolyzing) subunit A, with protein sequence MTDLAREIMPINIEEELKRSYLDYAMSVIVGRALPDVRDGLKPVHRRVLFAMNELGNDWNKPYKKSARVVGDVIGKYHPHGDSAVYDTIVRMAQDFSMRYTLVDGQGNFGSVDGDSAAAMRYTEVRMDKIAHELLADLDKETVDWVPNYDGTELIPAVMPTKVPNLLVNGSSGIAVGMATNIPPHNLNEVVDGCLALIDDEHISIDQLIELIPGPDFPTGGIINGKSGIFDAYRTGRGKIYVRALAEIETDEKTGRETIIVSELPYQVNKARLIEKIAELVKEKRIEGISALRDESDKDGMRIVIEVRRGEVGEVILNNLYAQTQMQTVFGINMVALDNNQPRTFNLKDMLECFIQHRREVVTRRTVFELRKARDRAHILEGLAIALANIDPVIELIRRSPTPAEAKAGLLAQGWELGNVASMLERAGDDAARPEWLEPEYGIRDGQYYLTEQQAQAILELRLHRLTGLEHEKILEEYKALLDQIAELLHILNSTTRLMEVIREELEAIKEQFGDQRRTEITTSSAEINLEDLITQEDVVVTLSHQGYVKYQPLTDYEAQRRGGRGKSATRMKEEDFVERLLVANTHDTILCFSTAGKVYWLKVYQLPEASRTARGRPIVNLLPLGEDERITAILPVKEYADDKAVFFATRQGTVKKTELTAFSRPLASGIRAINLTEGDELIGVDITDGDNEIMLFSDAGKVVRFHEDQVRAMGRTATGVRGIRLGDDDSVVSLIVPRGEGAILTATANGYGKRTSLEEYPTKSRATLGVVSIKVSDRNGAVVGAIQVDEANEIMLITNGGTLVRTRVSEVSLISRNTAGVRLIRTGEDEQVVGLQRIEEPEDDDEPIEGEEGLASGSIDDASAPAIDEE encoded by the coding sequence ATGACCGATTTGGCCCGAGAAATCATGCCGATCAACATCGAGGAAGAGTTGAAGCGCTCCTATCTCGACTACGCCATGAGCGTGATCGTGGGGCGTGCCCTTCCTGATGTTCGAGACGGCCTGAAGCCGGTGCATCGCCGCGTGCTGTTCGCCATGAACGAACTCGGCAACGACTGGAACAAACCCTATAAAAAGTCGGCCCGTGTGGTGGGCGACGTAATAGGTAAATATCACCCCCACGGCGACAGCGCGGTATACGACACCATAGTGCGCATGGCTCAGGACTTCTCCATGCGCTACACCCTGGTCGACGGCCAGGGCAACTTCGGCTCGGTGGACGGCGACTCCGCCGCCGCCATGCGTTACACCGAAGTGCGCATGGACAAAATCGCCCACGAATTGCTGGCGGATCTGGACAAGGAAACCGTTGACTGGGTGCCCAACTACGACGGCACCGAGCTGATCCCGGCGGTGATGCCCACCAAGGTGCCCAACCTGCTGGTGAACGGCTCTTCCGGCATTGCCGTAGGCATGGCCACCAATATTCCGCCCCATAACCTCAACGAGGTGGTGGATGGCTGCCTGGCGCTGATCGACGACGAGCACATCAGTATCGATCAGCTGATTGAGCTGATCCCCGGCCCGGATTTTCCCACTGGCGGCATCATCAACGGCAAGTCGGGCATTTTCGACGCCTACCGCACCGGCCGTGGCAAGATCTACGTGCGTGCCCTGGCGGAGATTGAAACCGACGAGAAAACCGGCCGCGAGACCATCATCGTCTCCGAGCTGCCTTACCAGGTGAACAAGGCGCGGTTGATTGAAAAGATTGCCGAGCTGGTCAAAGAAAAACGGATTGAAGGCATTTCCGCCCTGCGTGACGAGTCCGACAAGGACGGTATGCGCATTGTGATTGAAGTGCGCCGGGGCGAGGTGGGCGAGGTGATCCTCAACAACCTGTACGCCCAGACCCAGATGCAGACCGTGTTCGGCATCAATATGGTGGCGCTGGACAACAATCAGCCGCGCACCTTCAACCTGAAGGACATGCTGGAGTGCTTTATTCAGCACCGGCGCGAAGTGGTCACCCGCCGCACCGTATTTGAACTGCGCAAGGCGCGGGACCGGGCTCATATCCTGGAAGGCCTGGCCATTGCTCTGGCCAACATCGATCCGGTGATTGAGCTTATTCGCCGCTCACCGACCCCGGCGGAAGCCAAGGCCGGGCTGCTGGCTCAGGGCTGGGAGCTGGGCAACGTGGCCAGCATGCTGGAGCGCGCCGGTGACGATGCCGCTCGTCCGGAATGGCTGGAGCCGGAATACGGCATTCGTGACGGCCAGTACTACCTGACCGAGCAGCAGGCCCAGGCCATTCTGGAACTGCGCCTGCACCGCCTGACAGGCCTGGAGCACGAAAAGATCCTGGAAGAGTACAAGGCGCTGCTGGATCAGATTGCCGAGTTGCTGCACATTCTCAACAGTACCACCCGCCTGATGGAAGTGATCCGCGAGGAGCTGGAAGCGATCAAGGAGCAGTTTGGCGACCAGCGCCGCACCGAGATCACCACTTCCAGCGCCGAGATCAACCTGGAAGACCTGATCACCCAGGAAGACGTGGTGGTGACCCTGTCCCACCAGGGTTACGTCAAGTACCAGCCGCTGACCGACTACGAGGCCCAGCGCCGGGGCGGCCGGGGCAAGTCGGCCACGCGGATGAAGGAAGAAGACTTCGTCGAGCGGCTGCTGGTGGCCAACACCCACGACACCATTCTGTGCTTCTCCACCGCCGGCAAGGTGTACTGGCTCAAGGTCTACCAGTTGCCGGAAGCCAGCCGCACCGCCCGTGGCCGGCCCATCGTCAACCTGCTGCCCCTGGGCGAGGACGAGCGCATCACCGCCATTCTGCCGGTGAAGGAATATGCCGACGACAAGGCGGTGTTCTTTGCCACCCGCCAGGGGACGGTCAAGAAAACCGAGCTGACCGCCTTCAGCCGGCCGCTGGCCTCGGGCATTCGCGCCATCAACCTCACCGAGGGCGATGAGCTGATCGGGGTGGACATCACCGACGGCGACAACGAGATCATGCTGTTCTCCGACGCCGGCAAGGTGGTGCGTTTCCACGAGGATCAGGTGCGGGCCATGGGCCGTACCGCCACCGGCGTGCGCGGCATTCGTCTGGGCGACGATGACAGTGTGGTATCGCTGATCGTACCGCGCGGCGAGGGTGCCATTCTGACCGCCACCGCCAACGGTTACGGCAAGCGCACTTCCCTTGAGGAATATCCCACCAAGAGCCGGGCCACCCTGGGCGTGGTCTCCATCAAGGTGAGCGATCGCAACGGTGCCGTGGTGGGGGCCATTCAGGTAGATGAAGCCAACGAGATCATGCTGATCACCAATGGCGGTACCCTGGTGCGCACCCGAGTGTCGGAAGTGAGCCTGATCAGCCGCAACACCGCCGGCGTGCGTTTGATCCGCACCGGAGAAGACGAACAGGTGGTGGGGCTGCAGCGCATTGAAGAGCCCGAAGACGACGATGAGCCGATCGAGGGCGAAGAGGGCCTGGCGTCCGGGAGCATCGATGATGCCTCCGCCCCGGCCATCGACGAGGAATAA
- the serC gene encoding 3-phosphoserine/phosphohydroxythreonine transaminase: MEKMVYNFSAGPAMLPVEVMQRAQAEFRDFNGLGVSVMELSHRGADYMAVAAQAERDLRELMHIPDNYKVLFLQGGGRGQFAAVPLNLMGKNARADYIVTGQWSRAAVAEAEKVGQVRVLDGFEAGEEPRKLATSWDLDPSAAYVHYCPNETVEGIEYDFIPDTGDVPLVADMSSTILSRPVDVSKFGIIYAGAQKNIGPSGLAVVIVRDDLLDQACANVPAIMDYAAMAKADSMLNTPPTYAWYLAGLVFQWLKEKGGVEAIGKQNQAKAELLYSYVDGSDFYENRVHPSARSWMNIPFQLKDESLNDAFLKEAKAAGLLALKGHRIVGGMRASVYNAMPIEGVQALVDFMDAFAKRHAK, encoded by the coding sequence ATGGAGAAGATGGTTTACAACTTCAGCGCAGGTCCGGCCATGCTGCCGGTGGAAGTGATGCAGCGGGCGCAGGCCGAGTTTCGCGACTTTAACGGGTTGGGCGTGTCGGTGATGGAGCTCAGCCATCGCGGTGCCGATTACATGGCGGTGGCGGCCCAGGCCGAGCGGGATCTGCGCGAGCTGATGCACATCCCCGACAATTACAAGGTGTTGTTCCTGCAGGGCGGTGGTCGCGGCCAGTTTGCCGCCGTGCCGCTGAACCTGATGGGCAAGAACGCCAGGGCCGATTACATCGTGACCGGTCAGTGGTCCCGCGCCGCCGTGGCCGAGGCCGAGAAGGTGGGCCAGGTACGGGTGCTGGACGGCTTTGAAGCCGGCGAAGAGCCGCGCAAACTGGCTACCAGCTGGGATCTGGATCCCTCCGCCGCCTACGTACATTACTGCCCGAACGAAACCGTGGAAGGCATTGAGTACGACTTTATTCCCGACACCGGCGACGTGCCCCTGGTGGCGGACATGTCCTCCACCATTCTTTCCCGCCCGGTGGACGTGAGCAAGTTCGGCATCATTTATGCCGGCGCCCAGAAGAACATCGGCCCCTCCGGCCTGGCGGTGGTGATCGTGCGCGACGATCTGCTCGACCAGGCCTGCGCCAATGTGCCGGCCATCATGGACTACGCCGCCATGGCCAAGGCCGATTCCATGCTCAATACGCCGCCCACTTACGCCTGGTATCTGGCCGGTCTGGTATTCCAGTGGCTGAAAGAAAAGGGTGGGGTAGAAGCCATCGGCAAGCAGAACCAGGCCAAGGCCGAGCTGCTTTACAGCTACGTGGACGGCAGTGATTTCTATGAGAACCGGGTGCACCCCAGTGCCCGTTCCTGGATGAACATTCCGTTTCAGCTGAAGGACGAGTCCCTCAACGACGCCTTCCTGAAGGAAGCCAAGGCCGCCGGTCTGCTGGCGCTCAAGGGCCACCGCATCGTGGGCGGCATGCGTGCCAGCGTGTACAACGCCATGCCCATTGAAGGGGTACAGGCGCTGGTCGACTTTATGGATGCGTTCGCCAAGCGGCACGCGAAATAA